One window from the genome of Leptospira johnsonii encodes:
- a CDS encoding helix-turn-helix domain-containing protein, translating into MNYPNELSRKPPLIKGQIDFSINKPIPILEPFVDSIWMLKNDSKKDHEVVVLPDGRLDIIFSISLTQPFRAMQMGLATLPEKNVIPAGGIMFAVSFKLLAIEYLLDFEVGFLLNSERQLPSNFWGISENDLSDFEGFSQKISELLVSRIDSNFDDRKQRLFQLIYDSNGTMPVKLMADKVFWSSRQINRYFKQKFGLSLKEYCKVIRFKSSLSHIKLGKLFPELDFSDQSHFIREIKKYSGTNPKELFRNRNDRFILLTAL; encoded by the coding sequence ATGAATTACCCAAACGAATTATCACGCAAGCCACCTTTGATCAAAGGTCAGATTGATTTTAGCATTAATAAGCCAATACCAATTTTAGAGCCTTTTGTCGACAGCATCTGGATGCTCAAGAATGATTCTAAGAAAGACCACGAAGTTGTTGTATTACCTGATGGAAGGCTCGATATAATTTTTTCCATTTCATTGACCCAACCCTTTCGAGCCATGCAAATGGGATTAGCCACACTTCCCGAAAAAAATGTTATCCCCGCTGGCGGAATCATGTTTGCCGTGAGCTTTAAGCTGCTTGCCATCGAATATCTACTTGATTTTGAAGTAGGATTTCTCCTTAACAGCGAGCGACAACTTCCAAGCAATTTTTGGGGGATTTCAGAAAATGATCTTTCAGATTTTGAAGGGTTTTCTCAGAAAATTTCTGAATTATTAGTCTCGCGAATTGATTCGAATTTTGACGACCGAAAGCAAAGGCTATTTCAGTTGATATACGACTCGAATGGTACTATGCCTGTTAAATTGATGGCTGACAAAGTTTTTTGGAGCAGCCGCCAAATCAATCGCTACTTCAAACAAAAATTTGGCTTATCGCTGAAAGAGTATTGCAAGGTCATCCGTTTCAAAAGTTCGCTAAGTCATATTAAACTTGGAAAGCTATTCCCTGAACTCGATTTTTCCGATCAGAGTCATTTCATTAGAGAAATCAAGAAGTATTCCGGAACAAATCCGAAGGAGCTTTTTCGGAATAGAAATGACCGATTTATTCTATTAACTGCCTTGTAA
- a CDS encoding FAD-dependent oxidoreductase — protein MKVSRNTNANAQVIIVGAGVAGLSLAIMLAEQGIESQVLESKEHSNGVTSGVRVSNQGVKVLRFMKLDAIGEDTEGIQMTFGALSSRFSAPKEDASYPSAIMVTRLALHEQLMKRAGSLGIPIVTGFKVESITESDEGVEVISESGEKVKGTLVVGADGVGSTLRKILNPGQGSSKVYAGYIGVGLLTKDETKIAMTMDHYPGHSIGIASCGKVNEAATQKSIFMWTHIHMPEADAKQVTQANVKAELARRAEQWRPELRGKYELWTNDTEAILAYGPVYNGKPPTRWYSNRMILIGDAAHPYGPGGQGISMALKDARALCEIITRGFTETDKREFQRSRTQESRTLGEAAEKRNAEASPSSKWGILTKGIGIKAMEFFTRGTLKF, from the coding sequence ATGAAAGTATCAAGAAATACTAATGCCAATGCTCAAGTTATTATCGTCGGCGCGGGGGTGGCTGGTCTCAGCCTTGCTATCATGCTGGCCGAACAGGGAATTGAAAGTCAAGTTCTGGAATCAAAAGAACATTCCAATGGCGTGACGAGTGGTGTGCGAGTATCCAACCAAGGCGTCAAGGTCTTGAGATTTATGAAGTTAGACGCTATCGGCGAAGATACCGAGGGGATTCAGATGACCTTCGGCGCTCTCTCTTCCCGCTTTTCTGCCCCTAAGGAAGACGCATCCTACCCATCCGCAATCATGGTCACAAGACTGGCACTCCATGAACAGCTTATGAAAAGAGCAGGTTCCCTAGGAATCCCCATCGTGACCGGATTCAAGGTCGAAAGCATAACCGAGTCAGACGAAGGGGTCGAGGTGATCTCGGAATCGGGCGAAAAGGTGAAGGGCACCCTCGTTGTGGGGGCTGATGGAGTTGGCTCTACACTCCGAAAGATACTGAATCCCGGGCAGGGATCATCGAAGGTTTACGCTGGGTACATCGGGGTAGGGCTCCTCACTAAGGATGAAACTAAGATCGCAATGACAATGGATCACTATCCTGGTCATTCAATTGGGATTGCTTCTTGCGGAAAGGTGAACGAGGCCGCGACCCAGAAAAGCATCTTCATGTGGACTCACATCCATATGCCAGAAGCTGACGCAAAACAGGTAACGCAGGCTAACGTGAAGGCAGAGCTGGCGAGACGAGCCGAGCAATGGCGTCCCGAGCTCAGAGGCAAGTATGAACTGTGGACAAATGACACGGAAGCCATACTGGCTTACGGTCCGGTCTACAACGGGAAGCCGCCGACTCGGTGGTATAGCAATAGGATGATTCTCATCGGGGACGCAGCACATCCGTACGGACCGGGCGGACAGGGAATTAGTATGGCGTTAAAGGACGCAAGGGCATTATGCGAGATCATTACGCGAGGGTTCACGGAGACCGACAAGAGAGAATTCCAGCGGAGCCGCACTCAGGAATCTCGAACGCTCGGCGAAGCTGCAGAGAAGAGGAATGCCGAAGCTTCGCCATCCTCCAAGTGGGGAATACTTACCAAGGGCATCGGCATCAAAGCTATGGAGTTTTTCACACGCGGAACACTGAAGTTCTGA
- a CDS encoding APC family permease, translating into MKLRRSLNLYDSISLMFSSMVGPGIFITTGYILTQTSNPNWALLCWILGGLLAIAGAMSYAKSASIFPYAGGDYVYLKEAYSPIVAFSSGWLSLSVNFSASISLSAIAFSKSFLTLFNPSWDIYFFESKFLGITFSLGVAQILGISTILFFSIVNFFGIGFASRIQNFFTTFKILGLVAFVGLGFTIGNYNIQNFESFPLIPSDLHGWNLLLAGAIPVTFSYLGWNMITYVAEEVKDPEKNIYKSVIVSCILVTFLYVLINFLYLSSAPVQLLAGDEKIGVTASGFLFGKGVNILITAFICWVFLGGISAYIIGGSRIYFAMARDGFFFPSMAKLHSKYHSPYKSLIFQFLYACLFCFVKEIESLLYLITCSTLLLATITAYTPVIFEKRHLKNEFKIPGYPYSTYLYILSNILIIGTLLYNKSAEALWGFGFTLFSVPLYYYFKLSKKSKQISIDTISEPELEPGGLSLLPENEPIPVGSGDRA; encoded by the coding sequence ATGAAACTTCGCCGCTCTCTTAATCTTTACGATTCTATTTCTCTTATGTTCAGCTCCATGGTAGGACCGGGGATTTTTATCACTACGGGTTATATACTGACCCAAACTTCCAATCCGAATTGGGCGCTTCTTTGTTGGATCTTAGGTGGTCTCTTAGCGATTGCAGGTGCGATGAGTTATGCGAAATCGGCGAGCATTTTTCCATACGCAGGAGGAGATTACGTTTATCTAAAGGAAGCCTACTCTCCTATTGTTGCGTTTTCCAGCGGATGGCTTTCTCTTTCGGTGAATTTTTCGGCGTCTATCTCTCTTTCTGCGATCGCGTTCTCTAAATCGTTTCTTACTTTATTCAATCCAAGTTGGGACATTTATTTCTTTGAGTCCAAGTTTTTGGGGATCACATTTTCATTAGGTGTAGCCCAGATTCTGGGAATTTCCACGATCTTATTTTTTTCGATCGTTAACTTTTTCGGGATTGGGTTCGCCTCTCGCATCCAGAATTTTTTCACCACTTTCAAAATTTTAGGCCTTGTTGCATTTGTGGGATTAGGATTTACTATAGGAAATTATAATATTCAAAATTTTGAATCCTTCCCACTGATCCCTTCCGATTTACATGGATGGAATCTTTTGCTGGCTGGAGCGATTCCAGTCACTTTTTCCTATTTGGGCTGGAACATGATTACTTATGTAGCCGAAGAAGTTAAAGATCCTGAGAAGAACATCTACAAATCCGTAATCGTTTCCTGCATTTTGGTCACCTTCCTTTATGTTCTGATCAATTTTCTGTATTTAAGTTCTGCCCCCGTACAACTTTTGGCGGGAGACGAAAAAATAGGCGTAACAGCTTCCGGATTTTTATTTGGGAAAGGTGTGAATATTCTGATCACAGCGTTTATTTGCTGGGTGTTTTTGGGCGGAATTTCCGCTTATATAATCGGTGGTTCCAGGATCTATTTTGCGATGGCGAGGGATGGATTCTTTTTCCCAAGTATGGCCAAATTACATTCCAAATATCATAGCCCTTACAAATCGTTGATCTTTCAGTTTTTATATGCCTGCCTTTTTTGTTTCGTAAAAGAGATTGAATCACTTTTATATCTGATCACCTGCTCCACTCTACTACTTGCAACGATCACTGCCTACACTCCTGTTATTTTCGAAAAAAGACATTTAAAGAATGAGTTCAAGATCCCAGGTTATCCGTATTCTACTTACTTATACATACTTTCTAATATTCTTATAATAGGAACGTTGCTCTATAATAAAAGTGCAGAAGCTCTCTGGGGTTTTGGGTTCACTCTATTCTCTGTTCCGTTGTATTATTATTTTAAACTTTCTAAGAAATCTAAACAGATCTCGATCGATACTATTTCCGAACCGGAATTGGAACCCGGTGGTTTAAGTTTACTTCCGGAAAACGAACCAATTCCGGTTGGCAGTGGAGATCGAGCTTAA